The Prunus dulcis chromosome 3, ALMONDv2, whole genome shotgun sequence genome segment GCAGAACCACCATAATGTTCTCCACAGAAAGAAAAGCGGCCACTACCGCGACCGCGACCATAAGAAGGAGCACGACCATGGGTAGCAACCATCACAGCGGCAGGACCATCACGAGCAGGAGCATGGAGGGCAAGATGGCGTTGTTCAGCAGAGAGCAAGAGAGCCTCAAGATCAGCATAGGTAATAGGGGTTTCACGAGCCTGAGCAGACGCAATAGTTGACTCATATAAGGGCCCAACATTATTCATAATGACAGCAAGAAGATCGGAGTCAGGAAGAGGAGAACCAGATAACGCGAGATTGTCAACAATAGCATTGACCTTGTCCAAGTAATCAGCAACGGAGGAATCACCACGAGCAGTGCGGAAGAGTTCACTACGAAGCTGCAAAATCCGATTTTGATTCGGAGAGGCGAAACGGTTTTCAAGAGCCACCCAAGTAGAACGAGCAGAGGTAAAACGAGCGACGGTGGCGAGAACCGTAGAACTAAGAGAACCATTGATCCAGGATAAAACCAATTGGTCTTGCTGAATCCAAGTATCATAAGCAGGATTAATGTCATCAGTAAACTTGCCCTTGTCATCCtaaagaaaaggagaaggaGCGACAGCAATACTATTGACGAAGGACATCAGGTTTCGACTCTTGTGGAGGGGGAGAATCTGGGCCAACCAAAGGGGATAGTTATTGCGATCAAGCTTGATATGAATAGCTTGAGAGACAGAGGGAAAAGCAACAGCGgaatcagaagaagaagccatagggaaaagaaaaaaaaaatatagatagAAGAGAATTTTCAGACTGTAAGTCAATAGGCTCTTGATACCATGAGAGAAATAGAACGTATGGGGTAAAGCCTCAATTATCATGAGGGCATATTGTATTGATTTATACAGTATTACAGATAGAGTCCTATATCAAATATGATAAGGATACAATGTTATCAGATAACCAAGAGGAATCGCACATGGGATAAACATAAATACAAGATAGAGTCCTAAAGACAATAGTCATTTAATAAGGATGagagggaggagtaacaaaagtgaaaacaaaaacttgaaaatgacaatttcaaatagatttcaatttttagtttttgtttccacttttgttactcctccctccCATCATCCCCTCTCATCTCCACTCTATTTTTCACTTCcattctccatttttttcctctatactctagcacaaaatataaaaactaaaaactaaaattaaaatgattatCAAATAAGCCCTTATTCTGAAAATAAGAAGAACGGAAAAGTAGTATCACCTCAAAGTCACAACCACATTGACGTGTAGCCAAGCTGCATGCAGAACGCAGAGCCAAAATGCGATATAAAGTAATGACAACCAAATTGACATCGAGCTCGAAGCTCTTGGCATTTTGGTGGTTGCATTGTCACCATGTCAGAGGATGCAATGAACTGAAGGGTTGTTGCCAGCTAATTTCAACTCTCCCATAGGCTGCAGTGAATTTAGGCTTTGATTTGGAGCAGTTGGTTgttagttttattttggtttgatACATAGGCAAACATAACTCATTAAaaatacaaccaaaaaaaaaaaaaaaagaatgattGGCATGTAAGTACAGTTTGCTAGTTCGAAGGAAAAGATCCAAGtattttcccttttccttCTGGTTTTGGGTAATGAATGAGTGCACTAATGATTAATTTGTAGGCCCTTTGGACTCATGGTGCGTGAGTAAAAGGGCACCTAAATCTAATGCTTTCATTTCATCAAATGGTGTGAGTCAGCCAGCTGGTTGGTTGCATGACATGTATGGCCAACACCAAATAGCGTTCATCAATGCCAGCAATATGCAACTCTTGGTGAAGTAAAACTTCTCTATTCCCTTTCATTGCCCCTTTTTCTCTATATCCATTTTCCTTGCAatttttggtgaagaaaaacctttttttttcttttttggttttgtttgtgtaACAAAGAGGGCTAAGCCCAGACAATAACTAAACAAAAATCAATCTAGACCTTAAAAGGCCATCCCTGTTTTCTTGAAGAACACCGATAATAGCACCAGGAGGCAAAACAAAGCAGTGAACACCCATTTCCATCTCATGCTCTCTTCACATTGATTTTTGACAGGACTTGTTGTTGGCCCATGCTTGGTCTTGGGCTCAAGTTTAGGGGCCTAAGCCCATAAAATGCTTGTGTTACACTACAATTTCATAGCACAACCCAATATTCTcagaaagggaaaaagaaaccaaatccAATAGAAGTGATTGCTTTGGCAACTACATTGGTGGAGGCACAGCGTCAGAGCAATGCCCAGTGTAAAAGTCCCAAGAAACTATCACGTACCGTTTCTATTCAAACCCAAGGTCATACCCGATTCTATTGAGGACCCCATCAAGCTTTTGAAAACGGCAGCTGATACTAAGAACCTACGGTTAGGCAAAACAGTCCATGCCCATCTCATCCTTTCCAGTGAAACTTCTAAATTCCTTGACATATTTCATGCTAACTCTCTCATCAACTTATATGCAAAATGTGACCGAATTACAACTGCCCGCCATTTGTTTGAATGTATGCCCAAGAGAAATGTGGTATCTTGGACTGCCTTGATGGCTGGCTATTTACATAAAGGGCTGGCCTTGGAAGTTCTTGGCTTGTTCAAGACTATGGTATCTGTGGATAATTTGTGCCCgaatgaatttgtttttgcgactgttctttcttcttgttctggCAGTGGGAGAGTTGAAGAGGGAAAGCAGTGCCATGGCTATGTATTGAAGTCTGGATTGTTGTCTTATCAGTATGTTAAGAATGCACTAGTTCACATGTATTCAAGTTGTTCAGAAGTGGAAGCGGCTATGAGGGTTCTGAACACTGTGCCAGGTGATGATATTCTTTCGTATAATTCGGTTGTAAATGGGCTCTTAGAACATGGGCATGTGAAGGAAGCAATGGATATTTTGGATATGATGATAGGTCAGTGCAAGGCTTGGGACAATGTTACATACATTACCATTTTTGGCGTTTGTGCCCATCTTAAGGATTTGAGATTGGGTCTGCAAGTTCACAGCCAAATGTTGAAGACAGATATCGACTGTGATGTCTTTCTAAGTAGTGCAATGATTGACATGTATGGCAAATGTGGTAAGGTTTTGAATGCATTGAAAGTTTTTGATGGCTTGCAAACTCGGAACATAGTCTCCTGGACTGCAATCATGGCCGCTTATTTCCAAAATGGGTACTTTGAGGAAGCATTAGGTCTATTGTCACAGATGGAATTTGAAGATATTCTTCCAAATGAATATACTTTTGCTGTCTTGCTTAACTCATGTGCAGGTTTGTCTGCACTAAGACATGGAGATCTATTGCATGCCAGTGTTGAGAAGTCGGGTTTTAAAGACCATGCCATTGTGGGGAATGCTTTGGTCAATATGTATTCAAAGTGTGGCAACATTCAAGCAGCAAATGACGTGTTCTTGGATATGACATCTCGAGACGCTGTTACCTGGAATGCAATGATATCAGGATTTTCCCATCATGGGCTTGGTAACGAAGCGCTGAATGTGTTTCAAGATATGTTGGAAGCAGGAGAGCGTCCTAACAATATTACTTTTGTTGGTGTTCTCTCGGCTTGTGCTCATTTGGGTCTGGTGCAAGAAGGATTCTACTATTTGAACCAGCTAATGAAACAGATTGGCATTGAACCCGGACTAGAGCATCATACTTGTATTGTAGGGCTCCTCAGCAGGGCTGGACAACTTGATCAAGCTGAGAAATATATGAGGACTATGCCAGTCAAGTGGGACATTGTTGCCTGGCGAAGTTTGCTCAATGCTTGTCATGTACATAAAAGTTATGGCTTAGGTAAGCGAGTAGCAGAGGTTGTTGTGCAAATGGACCCTAATGACGTGGGAACATATACACTATTGTCAAATATGTATGCCAAGGCAAAGAGGTGGGATGGAGTTGTGCAGATCCGGAAATTGATGAGGGAAAAAAACATCAAGAAAGAACCTGGGGTGAGCTGGGTAGAGATAAGAAATACTACCCATATCTTTGTTTCGGATGATAACATACACCCAGAGTCCAGTCAGATACATGAAAAAGTTGGGGAATTGTTGGCCAAGATTAAACTATTGGGATATGTGCCAGATATTGCTGCAGTGCTACATGATGTGGACGATGAGCAAAAGGAAGATTATCTTAGTTATCACAGCGAGAAACTTGCAATAGCATACGCCCTCATGAAAACACCTACAGAAGCGCCCATTCGTGTTATTAAGAACCTCAGGATATGTGATGATTGCCATGCAGCTGTGAAACTTATTTCAAAGGTCACAAACAGGTTGATAATTGTTAGAGATGCCAATCGATTCCATCAATTTCAGGACGGTAAATGCTCTTGTGCAGATTACTGGTGATAATGATGAAAGTTTTAATAAAGTGGATTACCAGGGAAGGAACTTACATCTTATGGGTCATAGCCGTATAAGCCTCCATGGCAGCCATACTGAGCATGCTGTGCAGAGGTTCATGCTGTGTAAGTATATTAAACAGTTTCTTAAACAGCTTATCATACTCCTATTTCGGTTTTTGTTGATGGTTAAGTGGATTTTGAATGAGTTTCTACCTTTCAGGTTAAGACATCCAGCAGAGAGGCTTTATTTAATCACCTGTTTTTGCTCCTAGAGTCCAACGCAAAATCCAGTATAATGTAAAGGCAGTTTCAGAATATAGAGCGGGGACTAATTTTTCTTCACTCTACCAACTATAGATCAAACTTGGAGCTCAGGTACTTTGTTGTATTTTATTGCCTGTCAGCTTATGTTGTATACTCTAGTCTATCAAGGCAGCATCAAAGTTTCTTGTATAGCATCTCTCAGAAGTTGGttcctttgttctttttgaTATGGTATCTGATGATGTACGTGAACTTTTCTCAGCCAGTAATACAGTATGGGCATGCTTGATTTAGTATgtttaaaattcatttttctgtATTGAAGGGTGTTTCTTTGGAAAGACTGGATATAACTGTTTCTCAGATGTAAAGAATTCATTCACTTAATTGCAggatttgctttctttttaatgCAAGATAATTTCAAATAGTAGTAGTGGGGTAATATCTCCAATGCAATTTTTTGAGTAGTTACATTTGAGGGCGTTCCTCAAacgaaaaaatatatttgtaatGAAACATACAGAGAGACCAAGTAGTCTGTTGAAACTACTGGATAGAAAATGGCTGAAGCTAACAGGGTGGGAAGGTAGTTTGGCGTCCAGTATTTGGTGCATTTTTAGGAGAGAATAAGATATGCATTCATATTTGTCATTAGTAATAATTGTGAGAAGACGTCTTAAAAGACAGAACAGAAATGCatgatagaagaaaaaaaatgaatcagCAAAAGCTGGCCTCCATGAACTTCACGAATTCATTGAACTCTATCCTTCCATCTCTGTTTTCGTCGAATGTCCTGATCATTTTTTGGCAGTCTTCTAGCTTTGATCCTTCCTTTAAGCCCAATATACAGAGAACTCTCTGCAACTCCCTCGCATCGATAAACCCATCTCTGTTCTCATCAAACACATCAAAAGCTTCCTTTACTTCCCCCAAGCTTGGCTCCTTCTCATCAAACAGTCCTGCAAGTTCATTGGAACTGAACGACTCTGGTAGTTCCTCACTTTCTGGACTGGAAAAAATTCCCAAGTTTCCCATCACCATCTTCACATCATCTCTGCTCAAGTTTCCATCATCTTTCCTTTTGCAGATCAGCTCCGGCTTCCTCAACTCAGAATCCAAGTTCTTTACATCCAAAATCTTTGAGTTGCCACAGTTTTGTTGGGATTGGAGAGTAGACTGAAATCTCGAAAATAACTTCTGAGTGCTACTAGAAATTGTGCGTAAGAAGATTGCATCAAGCAAAAGAAATAGTGAGGATGTATTGTCGTTAGTTGATGATGATATCTTCTCCATTGTAATAAAGTAGTAGAGGCTGAACATGAATGTTGATATTTCCACTGAGAAGCCAAGTTATAATTCTCAAGTCTATGCTATGTTATAGAGCTGGAAGAGATGAAAGAATGTTTTTACATTAAAGGTTTGATGTATGGAGAGATGTGGGTGGTGTTTTATATAGGCCAAGATTTAGTCTTGTATTTGAAGCCACCAAACTGGTCAAGCCCGAAAGTTGGGGAAGGTGCTTGTGAACTGCCTGCCACAGGTCTTTAGGAGAAATGGTTGAAAGTAGATGAAGAAATGGTCACCACCTGAACCATTTCTTAGAATCTTAAGAGGAAGTTTCATTGTTTTGTTGGAGGAAATGTGGTGGGGTCAGGCTGGCCTGCCTTTCTCTGGCTCTTTCATTTTGGTTTATGTGGAAATAGTGATGGGAATCTGCCGGCTGTTGACTGcttaaaaaatcaatgaaaaacaaaacaaaaacaaaaaaagatctGAAAGTGAGTTTCGCAGAAAGTAAGATTTGATAGTGGGGCTGCCCTTCTTGGTCCACTATTGCAATTCATTTCCCACGcgctgattttttatttttttttttcatattattttatgcatTGCCAAAGTGGGCACAGTCTTTTTCTGCATATTTTATGTCTCTGTCTGCTGGGGAAAGCAAATATATATGCTAACAGTCAATTGTAGGCTTCTTAGGAAAATTCCAAGTTCCCTATTTCTTTAGCCAAGCTTCTTTATTTGCTTGGTAAAAGCTGAGGAAATTGTCATTGAGTGTTCCCCCTGAGATTTGAAGTTTCAAGCCTTTCCCATATTGGTCGTTCCACATTCCACACACGTTATTGATTCTTGCGTGCGAGAAGGGTTGTCTACTAGTTGTAAACTTACACGTAGGGTAGGGTTGTGCAGGTTTAAGCCGCCTTTTCATTATGGGCCTGGGCCTGACCCGCTAGTTGCTTGGGTTCCTACAGAATGTCCTTAAACACTCGATGATATTATCATGGGCCTTGAAAGCCCAAACCCAACTCTTTCCACTCCGCCAATTTTCAAGCCCATTTATCAAAGAATTATACTTATAGGATGGCAGATCATCCAAACATAAATGTAGCTAGTAGCCATAACATATCATAGATACGCAAAGAAGTGTGTATGTTCTCTTGCAATTAAATTCATTTGATCTCCATTCCCGTACATAAGGGTAGTTTAGAATATCGTTTTGTCAAAAACCAACTCTTCTTTTTGAAGTGTTGGGTCCACCCTTAAAACCAAAAGGTTTCCGAATTTGTCTGCCAAGATTTTACAGTTTTGAtattcaagttcaaattcaaGTGGTCAGCTCCAAGATCATTGTCGATGGAAAAGCCAAAGGGTGTAAATAACACTTTTGAATGAAATCATGAACAAATTACTTTTGCTTTATAGCATTTCTCTTTTGTAGACAGATCCTGCTAAGTGTAGGCCTAGTTTTCCGATCAAAGAGGACAGTATTATATGAAAATAGTCTCCTCTCCTGTCAGGTGGGGTCGTGCACACTtcttattatttctttatcaCACCTCAAACTCAAAGTAAAATGGTGCCCACGTTGTCAAATATCCTCGTTATGGGTCCTTCCTTGTGGCAAGGTCAACTATTTTTATACTGTCGATCACGTTGAGGCCATTCATCATTATCAGCATGGAAGGTAAAATTGAATCATTGTTCAAATACACTAAAAGTAGCATTTTCAACCAGAAAGAGCCTTACTTcaatcaaatttcaattagTTTCAAATGCCACTGAAGGTAAAATAAGCTAGTAACTCACAAAACCAGGTATTTAAAGAACATCTGACATATAATTCTATGTTAactcacaaaaaaatattgtcaAAATgctgaagaaacaaaaaataatgataatCAGTAATTATACCATTCAGAACTACaatattagagagagagagagagagagagagagagagagagagagagagagagagagagaaagaaatgcAACATAAATACACTTGGACGAAGAACCTGAACTAAAATGCTTCATATTTCACCATAAAGGTGAaagtaagaaaatgaaatgaaaaccAACTGACATGACTTTATTTCCTTGCAGCAAATTGGTCATCTTAGTTGGGCTGCGGAGGAGGGGTAAAGATATACCCTGTTCTGGGGTTAACATTTGGCTCTGGATCTGCATAATCCATCACTGTGATCATTTTCCTGGGCTGTCCATGCGTTTCCTGGTAAACAAACAGACAATTCATTGCTAGGcctccaaaagaaaagaaaaaagaagcccAACACAagtgaagggaaaaagaatCTACCTTTGACACTATAACTGAAAAATCTTCAAGATCAATATTCCCCATCAGGTTTCTCCCAAATCcttaaagaaagaaacaaatgaatcAAAGTTAGAATTGGTTAATGGGAATTCAAAAACATGAAATGGTGCAATAAAACAGTAGTGATGTTACAGTGTATTGCTTACCatgagagaaacagagagccAGAAGGCAAGAAACTATGAAAACTCTTAAAAACCAAGGACGACCCATAATTTCCAACACAATTATGGGAAATGGGTAGCTCTCAGAATCTGAATATGAGATGGGGTTTGATGAGATTTGAGAGCTGCCGAAAGGCTGGGACTTTTGAGTTTCTATGAAACCGCCTTCCTTAAGCTTCAGATCTGATAAGAAGTTAAATGCCGTAATtataagttgaaaacaaaacagattTTGCTGTAAAGATAAGAGCCGAAGGCCCCGGATAAAAGTGAGTTGATTCTTTCAAGAATCCTATTTATACTCAACCACCTGACACCAGATTATATATAGTGCCTGaaaaatgaagaggaaaatatcAGATTTTATGTAGAGGATACTTTCGATGATGCCGATAAGAGATAATTCAATATCCCCCCAACTGTTACCcattacactttttttttgttttttttttctatactcttattaataataataatacgcAAAATGcttttatcaataaaaatacaattttcttttctttttctaattggAAGTATGTTTTCCTAATCAATGGGATCTTCTAATTGCCTTTTATGCATGTTAGTGGCTTTGAACTCTTGTTTAGAGACTGTTCAATATTATTCATCCCTCATTTGAAAGTTGACTTCTTTTTCTGCCTCAAGGTAGAGCTAGTGAAGAAAGTGTAGACTAATTTACGTATCTTCAAGTTATATAAATGGTTCAATTATATCGGTATCATCTCAATATGATGTTGATCGATATTGTTATTGTGTTAAGCATTTTCCAAATAAGCAATGGTTAAAAACAGAGCTGATAATGACTACCACAATGTAGTGATTGCATGTGGATTAATTATGGGTCTATTCAGTTCACACGTGTTAGCGCACACTAATGCTGCCTGCCTTCCAAATTTTTAATATCTCCAGCCCAGTTGCCAAGgtttcttctttgttcttttaagCCTTTCACTTTCTTTAATCTGcctaacaaacaaacaaatggtGTATAAAAAAGGTGGAAGCCAAGCCATTGGTTTTCTCACTAATAAAAACTCTGTATTTCTTGCTTTTCAGGCAAAGTGAAGCTTCCCGTTACCTCTGATGAGCCTGTCACGTGGTATTTCTTTATTCcttccttttatttcttaccttgttcattattttcttttatgatttaccTGCTGGCATTTCAGAAAAAGCATGGCTACAGAATGGACCTTCTATATTTGTCTAGCCATTATTTTGCCAGTTCTTCTGTTTTATTGTTTGATACTCAGTTCAGTTCCTCTGTTGACTAGAAAGTCACAGATAGttacaattttgaatttcctcATTGATCCGATTTGTTTTGCCCGCTGAATACTGAAAGGAGACAGAAGGGTGTGGAGAGTACGAATCATTAGGGAAGCCTAATTAAACCATGGGAGGGAACAGCAAAAGAGAACTTCCCTTTTAATTAATACTAATGGATGACAGTCAATatgcactctctctctctctctctctctctctctctctctctatatatatatatatatatatggtttaGACTTTGGATTAGCTTAATGACTTGGTTGGAAAGAAACCAGGCAAAGTATAACCCTAATTTACTTGCAGATGGGTTGACCTTTTAAGTCTCAAATCCCAATGATCTATTGTAAAGCTAACCCTAATTTAATAATGTGAAAACTTGTCAAACCAAATCTGTTTTTTCAcagaaaatgatgaaatcgattttgggttttggttctCTTTGTTAACTATAGTAGGAgcttattaattttgataaagGTTATGGTGAAATCTGacattaattatttatttcgaatacaagcaatagtctaaattacGGTTTATAAGTCAATGTCATTTTCTATTGAGTTAGACTCGTTGGCTCTaacattatttatttcataCATATATGAAGTGGCTATTATATTGGTTCCCCTAGATCTCTTGCATACTGAGTTTGGACTGATCacaaaattttccaattaaaaacaaagaaatccTATAGGGTTTAGGAACTAGTTTAGCATCAGATTAGGAAACTGTGAAGGAGAACCACAACATTGGAGAGGAGATTCATtatgtttgaatttgattaaaGGGCTTCTTCACAAGGACCAATCAAAGCCATGCAATGCATCAAATTATTGAGAGGCCAGAATTTAACGATGCATACCTTCAATAAACTCCACCGACTGTCTAGTTGGGTTTGTATTGGCTCAAATTGACCCCCAACTTCAAGCACATTTCCCTTTATGCAATTAATTGCAAGATGATAAAATGACAAGACAAAATCCAGGAAAGAGAGGAACAGAGGCTCCATGGCTTCTTCACTTGCATTGGAATTTGCGCCCCAATACCAGCCAACTCGAGCCATCCAAAACCGGTGGCCAACCTTTCTCCAATAGAAATACCACAAAGTATCACTCGGATTTTGGTACATGATCTTAATGTCTTGTACTGCCTAATCAGTAAAACGTGACAAAAATTACTTCCCAAGTACAAATCCAACAATATGGTTTGTTAGTTATTCATGAAATCTGCTTTCCTTTGCTTTTCTATATTGCATTCAAAGATGGAACTTCTTTTGCTGATGGCAATGGCATCAAAAGATGAACATGAAAAAAGcaagcaaaggaaaaagaaaggaaaaggcaacCATTAATaaatggaaaaaggaaagggcCAAACTGTATGATCAACTTTCCAGCTTTTCGTGCTTTTTGGTTTGAATTCTGTCGAATGGAAAGTGAAATGTACTTGCACTTTCGTGCTTCAATTGACGTCCATCTACAGACGTGGTGGGTCTACAGTGTTTTCCATGCttataaagcttgaaaaataATCCTAATCTGAAATCAGTAGCCACAGGAACTTGACTATACCTTGGTAAGAGTAGAATATCAACTGTGGTATTTAAGTGGACATTAGACCAAAAGACTGAATCTCTAATTTAAAAAGCACAAAAGAACAGAAAGTGTCACTTGAATCCCCAAGTTATTTAAGTACATCTGGGATTTTGCTACACAAACCTGAACTCTTCTAGTTCTCAATTTTACAAGTAAATATATGTACAAGAACTCAGCAAACCATCTAACTGAAAACAAAATGCAAATATTCATAATAGCACTCGGAGGGGAAAATCAGTGGCTATTCCAGCCAAAGTAAGATGGCTCAGCTCCTAAGAGAAAAAGGATGGACAATCCTCTCGTCTTCCTCTATTTGACAGCTTTGACATTTGATTTTGCGGCTGAAGCTGGTTAATCAACAAGAACTCTGGGATTAGAAAGGTGGTGTCACATTGTATGGAGCAGTTGAGCATTCCTGAATTGTATGCACCACTTGAAACTACAAATTTGTAAGCTACCAATTTTATGAACTCTCTTGGAAATTGAGTGACCTAGATAATGCTGCTGGATTGGCTTGTAAGACCGGAGAAGCTTCGGTCAGGTGATTCTTTTTATCACCCTTTGGTTGGAAGGCCTTAAAGAGTCCCCCACCGCTAAGTGAATCAGCCTTATCATTCTTAATCCCCAGTGTTGCCCATATAGAGCTTCTTGCAGCTTCTCCCGGGTCATCAATCCTCAATGTCTTTGGAATCCAAAGGCATCTCTCAgcactcttttcttttggtgcctcctcttcctcaGAGTTATTTTGTTTCACAGTGCTCTCATCCCTCGAATGTTTTCCCAAGGTCGGAGAGTTAGGACCAGAACTTGGAGCAGAGTGGTTTGGAGATGATGGCGGTGGAAGCCAAGGGATATTCCAAGCGCCTTGCACAGCACAACCCCAATAAGCTGCTGCAGGGTAGTAGGGCATAGGAAAACCTGGAGGGCAGAAAGCAGGTGGTGTTACTGGAGAGCTCCATTGGGCAGAGTTCCAGGGGTACGGCCAAGGCGCCCCAGGAAAGCATGGTATTTGAGGTGGGAAGCCCTGATAACTCTGCATAACCTGCTCTTGTGACCCAGTTTTGCATGCCTCATCCTTTGAATTTGAATCTGTCACTGTAGATCTATTCGAATGATCATCTCCATTTACTCCACTTCCATAAGAAGCTGGAATCCTTAATCCTTCAGGTTTCTGAAATCCATTATGTGTACCGTTCTGTATATTTTTATCAGCAAGGTGAAGGACAGAAGCCATTGATTCGCAAAGGGGCGCATCCCCGCAAAATGTTAGGACAGTACCATTAGATTTTACTGAAGGATGGTGAACTCCATTCAGAACATCAGTTTGAGCATTCGGCATTGCTTCAGAGACAGTTATGTGGCGATAGTGAGAAGCAGAATTCTTATTCTTACGACGTCCTGCACCCACAGGCACATTCCTCATGGTCCCACCAGCTGTCCAATATCTCTGGCAGTTCTTGCAGAAGTGCCGGGGTTGGTTGACGTTGTAATTATTGTAgtaacagaacttggtatcCATGCTATTACAGCGGGGGCATGGAAGTATTTTATCTGGTTTCTTCAGGGTCTTTTCTTGTGAATTACTTGTCTCACTCTGTTCTTCTTCagtcttcaaattttttactGTAGCATTCTCCTTCTCAACAGGTGATTTAGGGTTCACACCTACTCTGGATGCTGTATCTGGATTTGTCACCTCTTCCGAAGATAAAGGTGGGATTCCATCTTCCTGTTTAGTCTGCATTGGTTTTTCTCCCGAAGTGTCCTGAATTGACcaaaaatttaattgggaatatGAGTTTCAAAACTAAGTACTGTTAAGATAtgataccccaaaaaaaacattattgcATTCacctttatgttttttatgTTATTACAAGATAAAAACTAAACTCTTACTGCTGACATGCTGAACCGACTGAAACAATTAGAGGTAGACTACCTATTGCAAtggcaaaaaaaaatagactGCATATTGCATGGCTATgttaaaaatcaaattccaagGCTTAGGAAAGAACACACCAGAAAGGTTCCCCATGCCTCTCCATATGATATtaaaccttttttattttattttttgacacAATGGTCTCATCTGCCTTCATTT includes the following:
- the LOC117622063 gene encoding cyclic dof factor 2-like, translated to MSEAKDPAIKLFGKTIPVPEVPLSSGESVGAPEPDPSSGTLVEDTVDQDHASSSNSSPEVNTNRDREEKEVNNHKDTSGEKPMQTKQEDGIPPLSSEEVTNPDTASRVGVNPKSPVEKENATVKNLKTEEEQSETSNSQEKTLKKPDKILPCPRCNSMDTKFCYYNNYNVNQPRHFCKNCQRYWTAGGTMRNVPVGAGRRKNKNSASHYRHITVSEAMPNAQTDVLNGVHHPSVKSNGTVLTFCGDAPLCESMASVLHLADKNIQNGTHNGFQKPEGLRIPASYGSGVNGDDHSNRSTVTDSNSKDEACKTGSQEQVMQSYQGFPPQIPCFPGAPWPYPWNSAQWSSPVTPPAFCPPGFPMPYYPAAAYWGCAVQGAWNIPWLPPPSSPNHSAPSSGPNSPTLGKHSRDESTVKQNNSEEEEAPKEKSAERCLWIPKTLRIDDPGEAARSSIWATLGIKNDKADSLSGGGLFKAFQPKGDKKNHLTEASPVLQANPAALSRSLNFQESS
- the LOC117623463 gene encoding probable calcium-binding protein CML46, with translation MFSLYYFITMEKISSSTNDNTSSLFLLLDAIFLRTISSSTQKLFSRFQSTLQSQQNCGNSKILDVKNLDSELRKPELICKRKDDGNLSRDDVKMVMGNLGIFSSPESEELPESFSSNELAGLFDEKEPSLGEVKEAFDVFDENRDGFIDARELQRVLCILGLKEGSKLEDCQKMIRTFDENRDGRIEFNEFVKFMEASFC
- the LOC117621998 gene encoding pentatricopeptide repeat-containing protein At5g39680, producing MGVRAMPSVKVPRNYHVPFLFKPKVIPDSIEDPIKLLKTAADTKNLRLGKTVHAHLILSSETSKFLDIFHANSLINLYAKCDRITTARHLFECMPKRNVVSWTALMAGYLHKGLALEVLGLFKTMVSVDNLCPNEFVFATVLSSCSGSGRVEEGKQCHGYVLKSGLLSYQYVKNALVHMYSSCSEVEAAMRVLNTVPGDDILSYNSVVNGLLEHGHVKEAMDILDMMIGQCKAWDNVTYITIFGVCAHLKDLRLGLQVHSQMLKTDIDCDVFLSSAMIDMYGKCGKVLNALKVFDGLQTRNIVSWTAIMAAYFQNGYFEEALGLLSQMEFEDILPNEYTFAVLLNSCAGLSALRHGDLLHASVEKSGFKDHAIVGNALVNMYSKCGNIQAANDVFLDMTSRDAVTWNAMISGFSHHGLGNEALNVFQDMLEAGERPNNITFVGVLSACAHLGLVQEGFYYLNQLMKQIGIEPGLEHHTCIVGLLSRAGQLDQAEKYMRTMPVKWDIVAWRSLLNACHVHKSYGLGKRVAEVVVQMDPNDVGTYTLLSNMYAKAKRWDGVVQIRKLMREKNIKKEPGVSWVEIRNTTHIFVSDDNIHPESSQIHEKVGELLAKIKLLGYVPDIAAVLHDVDDEQKEDYLSYHSEKLAIAYALMKTPTEAPIRVIKNLRICDDCHAAVKLISKVTNRLIIVRDANRFHQFQDGKCSCADYW